In Pelodictyon luteolum DSM 273, the genomic stretch AGGCCTGCTGTGCGAGACTGCAACATTGAGCTTTTGCAGAAGGGCCATCAGCGTAACACCTTTCATCGGGTGACCGTTATCAGCATGGAGCGCCTTGAGTTTAACCTTGCCTCCGTTCAGTATCCGGGCGAAGAGAGCTCGGCTGTGCTTTTCGCTTTCTTCTTCGTGAACCGCCCAGCCGACGATGGATCTGTCAAAGAGATCCTTGACAACATATGCGTAATAGAATAGGCCTCTTACCGTACGCCCCATATAGGTGATGTCCCATGTGTATACCTGATTCGGGCCTGTAGCCTTGCGTTCCGGCGGCTTGGCATGACGGTGACCGACGCGCAGTTCACTCCGATGGTGCACTTGATCAGCTTCTCTCAGGATACGGTAGACCGTGCTTTCAGAAGCCAGATAGCAGCCTTCTGTCAAAAGCTGAGGAACAATCTCATACGGCGTCAGGTCACGGAACCTCGGTTCATTGCAGACGCTGATGATCTCTTCTCTTGTTTCCTGTGGCACTTTCCTTGTCACCGTTTTACTTGAGCCTTTGCGTCGGTCTTTCAGGCACCCTTGTTTCCAGCGCTGGAGCGTCCGGTGTGAGATCCCGATAACGCCACAGGCTTTGCTGTAGCGGGCTCCGTTTTCATGCGCTTCTTCAATCAGCATAATGACTTCGGCCTTGTGATCCTCAAGGATCAGTCGTCCTCGTGCCCCCTGGTAAGTGCCTCGAGCTTTTTTTTTAATATGAGGAGGGCGGCGGCTTCAGCAAGCGCTTTTTCCTTGCGCTGCAGCTCCTTCTCCAGATCTTTGACCTGTTTCTTAAGTGCTTTGTTTTCCTTGTCCTGCTGTTCGTTTTTCTTGTCGATCATGTCGCGAAGCTCCTGGTCCCAGATGGTGATGTGTTCTGAATGCAGCCCTCGTTCCCTGATTTTCTCACCCAGTTGCTCATCATCAATGCTAGCAGCCTCTACGACCAGCTGGTACTTCTCTCTGGGTGTCAGGAAACGGGGACAGCTGTCTTGATTTCCATCTCCAAAGATACCCGTTTCACTTCGTTTGATCCAATTCCTGATGGTTTGCTGATTGACTCCGGTTTCCCGGCTGACTTCAACGATGCTCCGGCCTTCCGGTGGCAGCCACTTTCTTTAAAACACTGTGCCTTACGGCATGCGAGTAACCCATAGTTCCCCCTCCTTGTTGGACGCGACATCTATGTTAACACTTAGGGTACGCTGTCACAAAGTTAAACCTGAATTGATCGATTCGTATCTGACCAGCAGCATCAGCCGGTGAAAAAATCCCGGTTGTCCCTATAGGGCTACCGTTTTAACGTTTTGTTCTGGTCTGTGCGTACGTCACACGCCCGCATAATGCTTGTGATAGGGGAATATACACCATTACCACTGAGCATCCTATCGGTTGGGCGCACTAATCCCATCGTTTTCTGTCGTTTTTCAGCACTTCAAGCCGCTTTATTCCAGTCGCGGAAGTCCGACACGGCATTTCTCATACAGCTGGTCGAACTTCAGGCGAACATAGTCAACCTTGTTGACTTTCATGACCAGCTTCCCGGCATGGCGCACCAGTTTTCCGGCTGTATCGATGAACCTGCGGCGGAAGGTGTCGGCATAAGCCGACACCGGAATGACCGCTTCGGCCACGTCTTCCTTGAAGGCTTCAAAGAGGTTGTTGCCAAGCACCATCAGGTAGTACCAGGCCGAGTTTGCAGTGAATCGCTTGAACGGTAGCTGCTCATGGCCGAAGGTCTTCAATGCACGGTTGGTCAGTTCGTCTGTTCCCCTTTCGTGGTAGAGGCCAAGAAGCTTTCCGGCGTCGAGCAAGTCCTCGCGGCCGATCTTGGCAAGTTGCTCATCGATCTTTTCACCCATGCCCATATTGGTG encodes the following:
- a CDS encoding IS3 family transposase; translation: MLIEEAHENGARYSKACGVIGISHRTLQRWKQGCLKDRRKGSSKTVTRKVPQETREEIISVCNEPRFRDLTPYEIVPQLLTEGCYLASESTVYRILREADQVHHRSELRVGHRHAKPPERKATGPNQVYTWDITYMGRTVRGLFYYAYVVKDLFDRSIVGWAVHEEESEKHSRALFARILNGGKVKLKALHADNGHPMKGVTLMALLQKLNVAVSHSRPRTSNDNPYIESLFKTMKYHVTYPNAFDTLEDARRWMGDFVHWYNTKHMHSSIGYVTPHQMRYGHASAIFEQRNATLQRARELNPERWGARPARTWEINREVVLNPAEK